A part of Falco naumanni isolate bFalNau1 chromosome 19, bFalNau1.pat, whole genome shotgun sequence genomic DNA contains:
- the ASH2L gene encoding set1/Ash2 histone methyltransferase complex subunit ASH2 isoform X2, with protein sequence MAAAPAAAGAGIAAPAAEGAEPPPEAPAAEPPAPPEPGATDAEPGGDAGLGDAAAALETESANGKDPLEAAGDTAEALDTQAGSVDEENGRQLGEIELQCGICTKWFTADTFGIDTTSCLPFMTNYSFHCNVCHHSGNTYFLRKQANLKEMCLSALANLTWQSRTQDEHPKTMFSKDKDIIPFIDKYWECMTTRQRPGKMTWPNNIVKTMCKERDVFLVKEHPDPGSKDPEEDYPKFGLLDQDLANIGPAYDNQKQNNAVSTSGSLNGGMAAGGSGKGRGAKRKQQDGGTTGTAKKTRSDPLFSAQRLPPHGYPLEHPFNKDGYRYILAEPDPHAPDPEKLELDCWAGKPIPGDLYRACLYERVLLALHDRAPQLKISDDRLTVIGEKGYSMVRASHGVRKGAWYFEISMDEMPPDTAARLGWSQPLGNLQAPLGYDKFSYSWRSKKGTKFHQSIGKHYSSGYGQGDVLGFYISLPEDTETAKSLPDTYKDKALIKFKSYLYFEEKDFVDKAEKSLKQAPGSQIIFFKNGASQGIAFKDIFEGVYFPAISLYKGCTVSINFGPYFKYPPRDITYRPMSDMGWGAVVEHTLADVLYHVETEVDGRRSPPWEP encoded by the exons ATGGCGGCAGCGCCGgcggccgccggggcggggATCGCTGCTCCCGCGGCCGAGGGTGCCGAGCCCCCGCCGGAGGCCCCCGCCGCcgagcccccggccccgcccgaGCCGGGCGCGACCGACGCCGAGCCGGG GGGGGATGCCGGCCTGGGGGATGCCGCCGCCGCGCTGGAGACGGAGTCCGCCAACGGCAAGGACCCCCTG gaagctgctggggacaccgcGGAAGCCTTGGACACGCAGGCGGGCTCGGTGGACGAAGAGAACGGGCGGCAGCTCGGCGAGATAGAGCTGCAGTGTGGAATTTGTACCAAATGGTTCACAGCGGACACGTTTGGCATTGATACCAC ATCATGCTTGCCTTTCATGACCAACTACAGTTTCCATTGTAACGTTTGCCACCACAGTGGGAACACatatttcttaagaaaacaagCAA atcTCAAGGAAATGTGCCTTAGTGCTCTGGCCAACTTAACGTGGCAGTCAAGGACACAAGATGAGCACCCGAAAACTATGTTCTCAAAAGATAAG gataTTATCCCGTTTATTGATAAGTACTGGGAGTGTATGACAACACGACAGAGACCTGGGAAAATGACTTGGCCTAATAATATTGTCAAAACTATG TGTAAAGAAAGAGATGTGTTCTTGGTGAAAGAGCATCCGGACCCGGGGAGTAAAGACCCAGAAGAAGATTACCCCAAGTTCGGGCTTCTAGACCAG GATCTTGCCAATATTGGTCCTGCATATGATAACCAGAAACAGAACAATGCTGTATCCACAAGCGGAAGCTTAAATG GGGGAAtggctgcaggaggcagtgggaagggaCGGGGAGCGAAGCGCAAGCAGCAGGACGGAGGGACCACGGGAACGGCCAAGAAAACCAGAAG tgaCCCGTTGTTTTCCGCTCAGCGCTTACCACCCCACGGTTATCCTTTGGAACACCCCTTTAATAAAGATGGGTATCGTTACATCTTGGCTGAGCCTGACCCCCACGCACCTGACCCGGAAAAATTGGAGTTAGACTGTTGGGCAGGAAAGCCTATTCCTGGGGACCTCTACAGAGCCTGCCTGTATGAACGAGTCCTCCTGGCACTGCACGACCGAG CTCCTCAGTTAAAGATTTCCGATGACAGACTGACTGTCATCGGTGAGAAGGGCTATTCGATGGTGCGAGCCTCACATGGAGTGCGGAAAGGAGCCTGGTACTTCGAAATATCCATGGATGAGATGCCTCCAGATACAGCTGCCAGATTAGGCTGGTCACAGCCATTAG GGAACCTCCAGGCACCTCTGGGATATGACAAGTTCAGTTACTCCTGGCGCAGCAAAAAGGGAACAAAGTTTCACCAGTCGATAGGGAAACATTATTCATCTGGCTACGGGCAGGGTGATGTACTGGGCTTTTACATCAGTCTTCCAGAAGATACTGAGACTGCCAAATCACTGCCTGATACGTACAAGGATAAG GCTCTGATCAAATTCAAAAGCTACTTGTACTTTGAAGAGAAGGACTTTGTGgacaaagcagagaagagccTAAAGCAAGCACCTGGAAGCCAG ataatATTCTTCAAGAACGGTGCCAGCCAAGGAATTGCCTTTAAAGACATCTTTGAAGGAGTTTATTTTCCTGCTATTTCTTTGTACAAAGGCTGCACG GTTTCTATAAACTTTGGGCCATATTTCAAGTATCCACCCAGAGATATCACTTACCGTCCG ATGAGTGACATGGGCTGGGGTGCTGTTGTAGAACACACGCTGGCAGACGTTCTGTATCACGTAGAGACAGAAGTTGATGGGAGGCGAAGCCCACCCTGGGAGCCATAA
- the ASH2L gene encoding set1/Ash2 histone methyltransferase complex subunit ASH2 isoform X1 — MAAAPAAAGAGIAAPAAEGAEPPPEAPAAEPPAPPEPGATDAEPGGDAGLGDAAAALETESANGKDPLEAAGDTAEALDTQAGSVDEENGRQLGEIELQCGICTKWFTADTFGIDTTSCLPFMTNYSFHCNVCHHSGNTYFLRKQANLKEMCLSALANLTWQSRTQDEHPKTMFSKDKDIIPFIDKYWECMTTRQRPGKMTWPNNIVKTMCKERDVFLVKEHPDPGSKDPEEDYPKFGLLDQDLANIGPAYDNQKQNNAVSTSGSLNGGASLGGGMAAGGSGKGRGAKRKQQDGGTTGTAKKTRSDPLFSAQRLPPHGYPLEHPFNKDGYRYILAEPDPHAPDPEKLELDCWAGKPIPGDLYRACLYERVLLALHDRAPQLKISDDRLTVIGEKGYSMVRASHGVRKGAWYFEISMDEMPPDTAARLGWSQPLGNLQAPLGYDKFSYSWRSKKGTKFHQSIGKHYSSGYGQGDVLGFYISLPEDTETAKSLPDTYKDKALIKFKSYLYFEEKDFVDKAEKSLKQAPGSQIIFFKNGASQGIAFKDIFEGVYFPAISLYKGCTVSINFGPYFKYPPRDITYRPMSDMGWGAVVEHTLADVLYHVETEVDGRRSPPWEP; from the exons ATGGCGGCAGCGCCGgcggccgccggggcggggATCGCTGCTCCCGCGGCCGAGGGTGCCGAGCCCCCGCCGGAGGCCCCCGCCGCcgagcccccggccccgcccgaGCCGGGCGCGACCGACGCCGAGCCGGG GGGGGATGCCGGCCTGGGGGATGCCGCCGCCGCGCTGGAGACGGAGTCCGCCAACGGCAAGGACCCCCTG gaagctgctggggacaccgcGGAAGCCTTGGACACGCAGGCGGGCTCGGTGGACGAAGAGAACGGGCGGCAGCTCGGCGAGATAGAGCTGCAGTGTGGAATTTGTACCAAATGGTTCACAGCGGACACGTTTGGCATTGATACCAC ATCATGCTTGCCTTTCATGACCAACTACAGTTTCCATTGTAACGTTTGCCACCACAGTGGGAACACatatttcttaagaaaacaagCAA atcTCAAGGAAATGTGCCTTAGTGCTCTGGCCAACTTAACGTGGCAGTCAAGGACACAAGATGAGCACCCGAAAACTATGTTCTCAAAAGATAAG gataTTATCCCGTTTATTGATAAGTACTGGGAGTGTATGACAACACGACAGAGACCTGGGAAAATGACTTGGCCTAATAATATTGTCAAAACTATG TGTAAAGAAAGAGATGTGTTCTTGGTGAAAGAGCATCCGGACCCGGGGAGTAAAGACCCAGAAGAAGATTACCCCAAGTTCGGGCTTCTAGACCAG GATCTTGCCAATATTGGTCCTGCATATGATAACCAGAAACAGAACAATGCTGTATCCACAAGCGGAAGCTTAAATG GTGGAGCCTCTTTGGGAG GGGGAAtggctgcaggaggcagtgggaagggaCGGGGAGCGAAGCGCAAGCAGCAGGACGGAGGGACCACGGGAACGGCCAAGAAAACCAGAAG tgaCCCGTTGTTTTCCGCTCAGCGCTTACCACCCCACGGTTATCCTTTGGAACACCCCTTTAATAAAGATGGGTATCGTTACATCTTGGCTGAGCCTGACCCCCACGCACCTGACCCGGAAAAATTGGAGTTAGACTGTTGGGCAGGAAAGCCTATTCCTGGGGACCTCTACAGAGCCTGCCTGTATGAACGAGTCCTCCTGGCACTGCACGACCGAG CTCCTCAGTTAAAGATTTCCGATGACAGACTGACTGTCATCGGTGAGAAGGGCTATTCGATGGTGCGAGCCTCACATGGAGTGCGGAAAGGAGCCTGGTACTTCGAAATATCCATGGATGAGATGCCTCCAGATACAGCTGCCAGATTAGGCTGGTCACAGCCATTAG GGAACCTCCAGGCACCTCTGGGATATGACAAGTTCAGTTACTCCTGGCGCAGCAAAAAGGGAACAAAGTTTCACCAGTCGATAGGGAAACATTATTCATCTGGCTACGGGCAGGGTGATGTACTGGGCTTTTACATCAGTCTTCCAGAAGATACTGAGACTGCCAAATCACTGCCTGATACGTACAAGGATAAG GCTCTGATCAAATTCAAAAGCTACTTGTACTTTGAAGAGAAGGACTTTGTGgacaaagcagagaagagccTAAAGCAAGCACCTGGAAGCCAG ataatATTCTTCAAGAACGGTGCCAGCCAAGGAATTGCCTTTAAAGACATCTTTGAAGGAGTTTATTTTCCTGCTATTTCTTTGTACAAAGGCTGCACG GTTTCTATAAACTTTGGGCCATATTTCAAGTATCCACCCAGAGATATCACTTACCGTCCG ATGAGTGACATGGGCTGGGGTGCTGTTGTAGAACACACGCTGGCAGACGTTCTGTATCACGTAGAGACAGAAGTTGATGGGAGGCGAAGCCCACCCTGGGAGCCATAA
- the STAR gene encoding steroidogenic acute regulatory protein, mitochondrial: protein MLPATFKLCAAISYRHLRNMTGLRRQATVAISQELSKLACRSAGPGLWINQVRRSSTLLSSRLEEKPFSEMEMSYIKQGEEALQKSLSILEDQDGWKTETVVGNGDKVLSKVLPDVGKVFRLEVVVDQPLDAVYGELVDNMEQMGDWNPNVKEVKILQKIGKDTVITHEKAAATPGNIVGPRDFVSVRCSKRRGSTCVLAGMSTKYGAMPEQEGFVRAENGPTCMILRPLPGRPSQTKLTWLLSLDLKGWLPKTIINQVLSQTQVDFANHLRERLAQTAAGSC, encoded by the exons ATGCTGCCCGCAACGTTCAAGCTCTGCGCCGCCATCTCCTACCGGCACCTGCGCAACATGAccg GTCTGAGAAGACAAGCCACTGTTGCCATCAGCCAGGAGCTGAGCAAGCTGGCCTGCCGCAGCGCAGGACCCGGCCTGTGGATCAACCAGGTTCGCAGAAGCAGCACCTTGCTCA GCTCAAGGCTAGAGGAGAAGCCCTTCAGCGAGATGGAAATGTCTTACATCAAGCAAGGGGAGGAAGCCCTCCAGAAATCACTCAGCATCCTCGAGGACCAGGACGGCTGGAAGACTGAGACGGTGGTG ggtAACGGAGACAAAGTGCTGAGCAAGGTGCTCCCAGACGTGGGCAAGGTGTTCCGACTCGAGGTGGTGGTGGACCAGCCCCTGGACGCGGTGTACGGTGAGCTGGTGGACAACATGGAGCAGATGGGGGACTGGAACCCCAACGTCAAAGAAGTCAAG ATTCTCCAGAAGATTGGAAAGGACACAGTGATCACCCACGAGAAGGCGGCTGCTACCCCCGGCAACATTGTCGGACCACGGGACTTTGTGAGCGTCCGGTGCTCTAAGAGACGTGGCTCTACCTGTGTCCTGGCTGGCATGTCCACCAAGTACGGAGCTATGCCAGAGCAGGAAGGATTTGTAAG AGCTGAGAACGGCCCCACGTGTATGATCCTCCGCCCGCTGCCCGGCCGTCCTTCCCAAACCAAGCTAACGTGGCTGCTCAGCCTCGACCTGAAG ggctggctgccaaAGACCATCATCAACCAGGTCCTGTCCCAGACGCAGGTCGACTTTGCCAACCACCTTCGGGAGCGCCTAGCCCAGACAGCGGCCGGGAGCTGCTGA
- the LOC121099260 gene encoding G protein-coupled receptor kinase 5-like, with protein MELENIVANTVLLKAREGGGGKRKGRSKKWREILRFPHVSQCDELRKGLERDYSSLCQKQPIGRLLFRQFCETRPELLRCIRFLDAVADYELSPDEKRKEMGEEIICQFLKQESPDFLPEVGQPHASQCLQDLQKSPYKDLFSSCLRTLHEHLSGDPFTDYCDSMYFDRFLQWKYLERQSVTKDTFRQYRILGKGGFGEVCACQVRATGKMYACKKLEKKRIKKRKGEAMALNEKQILEKVNSRFVVSLAYAYETKDALCLVLTIMNGGDLKFHIYNMGNPGFEDERVVFYAAEICCGLQHLHQEGIVYRDLKPENILLDDDGHIRISDLGLAIKIPEGETIRGRVGTVGYMAPEVINNERYTFSPDWWGLGCLVYEMIEGQSPFRARKERVKREEVEKRVQEEQELYSDKFSEDARAICKMLLAKDPKQRLGCGADGAAEVKRHPFFRTINFKRLEAGITTPSFVPDPRAVYCKDVLDIEQFSTVKGVNLDQTDSDFYTKFATGSVSIPWQNEMIETECFKDLNVFGPSGTRSPDLDWTQLPEPPKRSLLQRLFRRHPADYTIGTTIQPPHPAAVNSHTPAANSACRAPALS; from the exons ATGGAGCTGGAGAACATCGTGGCCAACACCGTCCTGCTGAAGGCCCGCGAAG gaggtggtggCAAGCGGAAAGGCAGGAGCAAGAAGTGGAGGGAGATCCTCCGGTTCCCGCATGTCAGCCAGTGCGATGAGCTGCGGAAGGGCCTGG AGCGGGACtacagcagcctgtgccagaAGCAGCCCATCGGCCGGCTGCTCTTCCGGCAGTTCTGCGAGACGCGGCCGGAGCTCCTGCGCTGCATCCGCTTCCTGGACGCTGTG GCGGACTACGAGCTCTCCCCGGATGAGAAGCGGAAGGAGATGGGGGAGGAGATCATCTGCCAGTTCCTCAAGCAGGAG TCCCCAGATTTCCTGCCCGAGGTCGGCCAGCCCCACGCCAGCCAGTGCCTGCAGGACCTGCAGAAGAGCCCCTACAAGGACctcttcagcagctgcctgcg caccctgcacgAGCACCTGAGCGGGGACCCCTTCACCGACTACTGTGACAGCATGTATTTTGACCGGTTCCTGCAGTGGAAGTACCTGGAGAG GCAGTCGGTCACCAAGGACACATTTCGGCAGTACCGGATCCTGGGCAAGGGCGGTTTTGGAGAG gtgtGTGCCTGCCAGGTGCGGGCCACGGGGAAGATGTACGCCTGCAAAAAGTTGGAGAAGAAGCGGATCAAGAAGCGGAAAGGGGAGGCGATGGCCCTGAACGAGAAGCAGATCCTGGAGAAGGTCAACAGCCGGTTCGTG GTGAGCCTGGCCTATGCCTACGAGACGAAGGACGCGCTCTGCCTGGTGCTGACCATCATGAATGGCGGCGACCTCAAGTTCCACATCTACAACATGGGCAACCCTGGCTTCGAGGACGAGCGCGTGGTCTTCTACGCAGCGGAGATCTGCTGTGGGCTCCAGCACCTGCACCAGGAGGGCATCGTGTACCG ggaCCTGAAGCCGGAGAACATCCTGCTGGATGATGATG gACACATCCGGATCTCCGACCTGGGGCTGGCCATCAAGATCCCTGAGGGCGAGACCATCCGCGGCCGCGTGGGCACTGTCGGCTACATGG CCCCGGAGGTGATCAACAACGAGCGCTACACCTTCAGCCCCGACTGGTGGGGCCTGGGCTGCCTGGTGTACGAGATGATTGAGGGGCAGTCACCCTTCCGCGCCCGCAAGGAGCGGGTGAAGCGTGAGGAGGTGGAGAAGCgggtgcaggaggagcaggagctgtaCTCGGACAAGTTCAGTGAGGATGCCCGGGCCATCTGCAAGATG ctcctggccaAGGACCCCAAGCAGCGGCTGGGCTGCGGAGCTGACGGGGCGGCCGAGGTGAAGCGCCATCCCTTCTTCAGGACCATCAACTTCAAGCGCCTGGAGGCCGGCATCACGACACCCTCCTTTGTGCCAGAC ccccgggcggTTTATTGCAAGGACGTGCTGGACATCGAGCAGTTCTCAACGGTGAAAGGCGTCAACTTGGACCAAACCGACAGCGATTTCTACACCAAGTTCGCCACCGGCAGCGTCTCCATCCCCTGGCAGAACGAG atgATTGAGACTGAGTGCTTCAAGGACCTCAACGTGTTTGGACCCAGCGGGACCCGCTCCCCTGACCTGGACTGGACGCAGCTGCCCGAGCCCCCCAAGCGCAGCCTTCTGCAGCGGCTCTTCCGACGCCAC CCAGCTGACTACACCATCGGCACCACCATCCAACCCCCCCACCCAGCCGCTGTGAACTCGCACACTCCTGCGGCCAACTCTGCCTGCCGAGCCCCGGCACTGTCCTGA
- the LSM1 gene encoding U6 snRNA-associated Sm-like protein LSm1 isoform X1 yields MNYMPGTASLIQDIDKKHLVLLRDGRTLIGYLRSIDQFANLVLHQTVERIHVGKKYGDIPRGIFVVRGENVVLLGEIDLEKESDTPLQQVSIEEILEEQRVEQQAKQESEKLKVQALKERGLSVPRADTLDEY; encoded by the exons ATGAACTACATGCCCGGCACGGCCAGCCTCATCCAGGACATCGACA AGAAGCACCTGGTCCTGCTGCGGGACGGCCGCACGCTCATCGGGTACCTGCGCAGCATCGACCAGTTCG CAAACTTGGTGTTGCACCAGACCGTGGAGCGCATCCATGTGGGCAAGAAGTATGGGGACATCCCTCGAGGCATCTTTGTTGTGAGAGGCGAGAATGTTGTTCTGCTGGGGGAAATA GACCTGGAGAAGGAGAGCGACACGCCTCTGCAGCAGGTCTCCATTGAGGAGATCCTGGAGGAGCAGCGGGTGGAGCAGCAGGCCAAGCAGGAGTCGGAGAAGCTGAAAGTGCAGGCACTGAAGGAGCGGGGCCTCTCTGTCCCACGGGCAGACACCCTGGACGAGTACTAG
- the LSM1 gene encoding U6 snRNA-associated Sm-like protein LSm1 isoform X2, translated as MSPWTRYEEKHLVLLRDGRTLIGYLRSIDQFANLVLHQTVERIHVGKKYGDIPRGIFVVRGENVVLLGEIDLEKESDTPLQQVSIEEILEEQRVEQQAKQESEKLKVQALKERGLSVPRADTLDEY; from the exons AGAAGCACCTGGTCCTGCTGCGGGACGGCCGCACGCTCATCGGGTACCTGCGCAGCATCGACCAGTTCG CAAACTTGGTGTTGCACCAGACCGTGGAGCGCATCCATGTGGGCAAGAAGTATGGGGACATCCCTCGAGGCATCTTTGTTGTGAGAGGCGAGAATGTTGTTCTGCTGGGGGAAATA GACCTGGAGAAGGAGAGCGACACGCCTCTGCAGCAGGTCTCCATTGAGGAGATCCTGGAGGAGCAGCGGGTGGAGCAGCAGGCCAAGCAGGAGTCGGAGAAGCTGAAAGTGCAGGCACTGAAGGAGCGGGGCCTCTCTGTCCCACGGGCAGACACCCTGGACGAGTACTAG